A single Anopheles arabiensis isolate DONGOLA chromosome 2, AaraD3, whole genome shotgun sequence DNA region contains:
- the LOC120897331 gene encoding collagenase-like: MAKHCLSYGAVGLLIVLASCALAIELRGPSSRISNGQAAGPTQFPFMAGILISGTNERSFCAGALISRRFVLTAAVCIVGTNTFTVLLGASDMTRIEQIIPVLNIPSHIIIHPGYSALLNRDDIALLQLSRDADLTPNVQVVNLPRRYHTAFTFNDWSATVAGWGNTGNRDNEPIPLQQLQFATGSVVSNFVCGISHSFIRDGNICSSTDNGGPCNGDEGGPVWVTEGGDRFLIGVHSFHYDGLFGCDRGRSSVHTRLTEYLDWIQANTDVVIRP; the protein is encoded by the exons ATGGCAAAGCACTGCCTTTCGTATGGCGCCGTAGGTTTGCTGATTGTGCTTGCGTCTTGTGCGCTGGCCATCGAGCTGCGTGGTCCTTCGTCGCGCATCAGCAATGGACAGGCGGCTGGGCCGACCCAGTTCCCCTTCATGGCGGGAATTCTCATCTCCGGAACGAACGAGCGTAGCTTCTGTGCTGGAGCGCTAATTTCACGTCGCTTTGTGCTTACTGCAGCGGTCTGTATCGTTGG CACCAACACATTCACCGTACTGCTGGGCGCATCCGACATGACGCGCATCGAGCAGATCATCCCGGTGCTCAACATCCCGTCGCACATCATCATCCACCCGGGCTACAGTGCGCTACTCAACCGGGACGACATTGCACTGCTGCAGCTATCCCGCGACGCCGATCTGACGCCGAACGTGCAGGTGGTCAATCTGCCACGTCGCTACCATACCGCCTTCACGTTCAACGATTGGTCCGCCACAGTCGCCGGTTGGGGCAACACGGGCAATCGGGACAACGAGCCGATcccgctgcagcagctgcagttCGCCACCGGGTCGGTTGTGTCCAACTTTGTCTGCGGCATTTCGCACAGCTTCATCCGCGATGGGAATATCTGCAGCTCCACCGACAACGGAGGCCCGTGCAAT GGTGATGAAGGTGGCCCAGTTTGGGTGACGGAAGGAGGCGACAGGTTCCTGATCGGTGTGCACTCATTCCACTACGACGGGCTGTTCGGATGCGATCGTGGACGATCGTCGGTACATACGCGCCTGACGGAGTATCTCGACTGGATCCAAGCGAACACTGATGTAGTGATTAGACCTTAA
- the LOC120895694 gene encoding chymotrypsin-like, translating to MFKLLVLCAFVAGGAMAIGTVSETRPNARISGGELTDPRAVPFIVGILISGSSSHSFCAGILISPRHVLTTASCVSNRPTLTVLLGASDMTRIQQFIGVANILIHPNYSSLFNRDDLAILTMDRDTPLNEYIQIANLPRWSHMGNTFNGFGTTISGWGNTGNRDNEPIPTPNLQSIRTPVISNTVCGISHNFIRDDHICTSGDIGGPCNGDDGGPVTITEAGQPIVIGMHSFHYSGLFGCDRGRSAVHVRLSSYLSWIEANSDAVIRP from the exons ATGTTCAAGTTGCTAGTGCTGTGCGCGTTCGTTGCCGGTGGTGCGATGGCCATCGGCACCGTGTCGGAGACGCGTCCCAACGCCCGTATCAGCGGTGGTGAGCTGACCGATCCACGAGCCGTTCCGTTCATCGTCGGCATACTCATATCCGGCTCGTCTTCCCATTCGTTCTGTGCTGGTATTTTGATTTCTCCCCGTCACGTTCTCACCACCGCAAGCTGTGTGTCCAA CCGACCGACGCTAACCGTACTACTCGGTGCATCGGATATGACCCGCATCCAGCAGTTCATCGGTGTCGCGAACATACTAATCCATCCCAACTACAGCTCGCTGTTCAACCGGGACGATCTGGCCATCCTGACGATGGACCGTGACACACCGCTGAACGAGTACATCCAGATAGCGAACCTTCCCCGCTGGTCCCACATGGGCAACACGTTCAACGGCTTCGGCACGACGATCAGCGGCTGGGGCAATACGGGCAACCGGGACAATGAGCCAATCCCGACGCCAAACCTGCAGTCCATCCGGACGCCCGTCATCAGCAACACGGTGTGCGGCATTTCGCACAACTTTATCCGGGATGATCATATCTGTACCTCGGGCGACATCGGAGGTCCTTGCAAT GGTGATGACGGAGGCCCGGTAACGATAACGGAGGCAGGCCAACCGATCGTTATCGGTATGCATTCGTTCCACTACAGCGGACTGTTCGGGTGCGATCGTGGCCGGTCCGCCGTTCATGTGCGTCTCAGCAGCTATCTGAGCTGGATTGAAGCCAACTCGGACGCGGTAATCAGGCCGTGA